In a genomic window of Panthera tigris isolate Pti1 chromosome D4, P.tigris_Pti1_mat1.1, whole genome shotgun sequence:
- the LOC102970189 gene encoding olfactory receptor 1L4, with product METKNYSSDSGFILLGLSSNPQLQKPLFAIFLIMYLVTVLGNVLIILAIHSDPRLHTPMYFFLSNLSFMDICFTTVTVPKMLVNLLSETKAISFVGCLVQMYFFMAFANTDSYLLASMAIDRLVAICHPFHYNRVMNPRRCLLMLLGSCTISHLHSLLRVLLMSRLSFCASHVIKHFFCDTQPVLKLSCSDTSSSQIVVMTETLAVIATPFLCILFSYLRIIVTVLRIPSAAGKWKAFSTCSSHLTVVALFYGSVIYVYFRPLSMYSVVKDRVATVMYTVVTPMLNPFIYSLRNKDMKRGLRKLRDRIHS from the coding sequence ATGGAGACCAAGAACTACAGCAGTGACTCAGGCTTTATCCTCCTGGGCCTCTCTTCCAACCCTCAGCTACAGAAACCTCTCTTTGCCATCTTCCTCATCATGTACCTGGTCACCGTGCTGGGCAATGTACTCATCATCCTGGCCATCCACTCAGACCCCCGACTCCATACCCCTATGTACTTTTTCCTCAGCAACCTATCATTCATGGATATCTGCTTCACAACTGTCACTGTACCCAAGATGCTGGTGAATTTACTATCAGAGACAAAGGCTATCTCCTTCGTGGGATGCCTGGTCCAGATGTACTTCTTCATGGCCTTTGCGAACACTGACAGTTACCTGCTGGCCTCCATGGCCATAGACCGGCTGGTAGCCATCTGCCACCCCTTCCATTACAATAGGGTTATGAACCCACGGCGCTGCCTCCTCATGCTGCTGGGTTCTTGCACCATCTCCCACCTGCACTCCCTGCTCCGTGTGCTACTCATGTCCCGCCTGTCCTTCTGTGCCTCCCATGTCATTAAGCACTTTTTTTGTGACACCCAGCCTGTGCTAAAGCTATCCTGCTCTGACACGTCCTCCAGCCAGATTGTGGTCATGACCGAGACCCTGGCTGTCATCGCGACCCCCTTTCTGTGCATTCTCTTCTCCTACCTGCGAATCATCGTCACCGTGCTCAGAATTCCCTCTGCAGCCGGTAAGTGGAAGGCCTTCTCTACCTGTAGCTCCCACCTTACCGTAGTGGCCTTGTTCTATGGGAGTGTCATCTATGTGTATTTCAGGCCCCTGTCCATGTACTCAGTGGTGAAGGACCGGGTAGCCACAGTCATGTACACAGTAGTGACacccatgctgaaccccttcatctacagcctgaggaacaaagATATGAAGAGGGGTTTGAGGAAATTAAGGGACAGAATAcactcataa